One window of the Bdellovibrionota bacterium genome contains the following:
- the glmM gene encoding phosphoglucosamine mutase yields MRGTANEEPMSVDTILKVGRAAACVFRRADDRRHKVLIGKDTRLSGYMFETALASGLCSMGVDVVLLGPVPTPAVAFLTNDMRADAGVMISASHNPYNDNGIKFFGPDGFKLADAVEESIEQLVMSDAELDRRRPDAEAVGKAHRLEDARGRYISYLKHNFPRQLSLDGVKMVVDCAHGAAYKIAPVVFSELGADVTVISAKPNGKNINENCGAVHPQKMIAKVKEAHARIGLALDGDADRVVVCDETGRIFDGDDLLAILAESMKKRGELKNGVVGTVMSNFGLEKRLEGKKIPFHRAPVGDRYVVEKMKETGAELGGEPSGHIVNLLRSTTGDGILTCVLLLAELRRQGKPLSSFYGQFDRYPQELRNVEVREKRALEKISPVTKSIRQAEKRLNGTGRVLVRYSGTEAKIRVMVEGEDHKLVSELADEIATVIQEEIGAS; encoded by the coding sequence ATTCGAGGAACCGCCAATGAAGAACCGATGTCGGTCGACACGATCCTCAAAGTGGGTCGCGCGGCGGCTTGCGTGTTTCGCCGAGCGGATGACCGCCGGCATAAAGTTCTGATCGGAAAAGACACGCGCCTTTCGGGATACATGTTTGAGACGGCGCTGGCTTCCGGTCTCTGCTCCATGGGCGTGGATGTAGTTCTCTTGGGGCCCGTGCCGACCCCGGCTGTCGCGTTCTTGACGAACGACATGCGCGCCGACGCCGGCGTCATGATTTCGGCCTCGCACAATCCCTACAACGACAACGGCATCAAATTTTTCGGCCCGGACGGTTTCAAATTGGCGGACGCCGTGGAGGAATCGATCGAACAGCTTGTGATGTCGGACGCGGAGCTGGACCGTCGGCGCCCCGACGCGGAAGCCGTCGGAAAGGCCCACCGCTTGGAAGACGCGCGAGGCCGTTACATCTCGTATCTCAAACATAATTTTCCCCGGCAGCTTTCGTTGGACGGCGTGAAAATGGTGGTCGACTGCGCTCACGGCGCCGCTTACAAGATCGCACCGGTTGTATTTTCCGAATTGGGAGCGGATGTGACCGTGATCAGCGCCAAACCGAACGGAAAGAACATCAACGAGAATTGCGGCGCGGTGCATCCCCAAAAAATGATTGCGAAGGTGAAAGAAGCGCACGCCCGGATCGGGCTCGCCCTCGACGGCGACGCGGATCGTGTGGTGGTTTGTGATGAAACGGGCAGGATTTTCGACGGCGACGATCTTCTGGCCATTTTGGCCGAGTCGATGAAAAAGCGGGGCGAGCTCAAGAACGGCGTGGTGGGAACCGTCATGAGCAATTTCGGTCTGGAGAAGCGTCTGGAAGGCAAGAAGATCCCGTTTCACCGAGCCCCGGTAGGGGACCGATATGTCGTCGAAAAAATGAAGGAGACCGGGGCCGAGTTAGGGGGAGAACCGTCCGGCCACATCGTGAACTTGCTCCGAAGTACGACGGGCGACGGCATTCTGACCTGCGTGCTCTTGCTTGCCGAACTTCGGCGGCAGGGGAAACCACTCTCGTCTTTTTACGGTCAATTCGACCGCTATCCGCAGGAGCTTCGAAACGTAGAAGTTCGCGAGAAAAGGGCGCTGGAAAAAATTTCGCCCGTGACGAAGAGCATTCGGCAGGCGGAGAAACGTCTCAATGGAACGGGCCGGGTGCTGGTCCGTTACTCGGGAACGGAAGCCAAGATTCGTGTGATGGTCGAAGGAGAAGATCATAAGCTCGTTTCTGAGTTGGCGGATGAGATCGCCACGGTGATTCAGGAAGAGATTGGCGCTTCATGA